In Gemmatimonadaceae bacterium, the genomic stretch GACGCGGGCGGACGGGAGAAAGACCCCACCTGGACCGCACGCGGACTCGTGGCGCGGCGTGAAGCGTCGCGCCATACTACTGCGTGCTCGATTAGAATTCCTGTGGTGCCGATCATCGCCTCGAAGACTGTGACCGGAGTATCGAGGCAGATCATCGCCTTCTGACCTGCCGCGGCCACGCCCGCTATCTTCACTACATGCTCCTTCGCCGGTTCTTCGACGAACAGCTCGCCCAGACGAGCTACCTCGCAGCGTGCGATCACGCGCGCCTCGGCGTCATAGTGGACCCGAATCGCAACGTCGCTCAATACATTGAGGCGGCCGCACGCGACAACATCCGCATCGTCGCGGTCACCGAGACCCACATCCACGCCGATCTTGTTTCCGGCTCGAGGGAGCTGGCACGGCGCACGAACGCCCAGCTCTATCTCTCCGATGCGGGCGACGCCGAGTGGAAGTACGGTTTCGCCGGCGAGTCACGTGCGGAGCTGCTGACGGACGGATCGCACTTCATGATCGGCGACGTACGAATAGACGCGATCCACACTCCCGGTCACACGCCCGAGCACATGACTTTCCTCGTCACCGACACGGCGGTCGCCGCCGAGCCGATGGGAGCCATCACCGGCGATTTCATTTTCGTCGGAGACGTAGGCCGCCCCGACCTGCTCGAGCGCGCTGCGGGATACGCCGGCACGATGGAAACAAGCGCTCGGCGGCTCTTCCAGTCGTTGCAGGCTTTCAAGACATTCCCTGATTATCTCCAGATATGGCCCGGTCACGGCGCAGGCTCAGCCTGCGGAAAGGCCCTCGGCGCCATGCCGCAATCCACGCTTGGCTACGAGAAGCTGTTCAACTGGGCTTTCGCCGAGGACGATGAGGAACGCTTCGTAACGGAAGTACTCGCCGGACAGCCCGAGCCACCCGCGTATTTCGCGATCATGAAGCGCGTCAACCGCGACGGGCCGGCAGACGCGCCGACAACGGTCCCGCCGGTCGCTGGCGCAGACGAGATCGCGCGCTCTCTGTCGGCCGGTGAGACAGTGGTGGATACGCGATCCGTACTGGAATTCGCAGCGCGACATGCGGCCGGCTCGGTCAACATCCCGCGCAACAGATCTTTTCTCAACTGGGCTGGTTCCCTTCTGCCGTACGACCGCGACGTGTGCGTGATCGGCGATTCATCCGAGGAGGCACGACGCCAGCTTGCGGCGGACCTGTCGCTCATCGGCCTCGAGCGAGTCTCGGGCGTATTCCCCGCCGAATCGCTCGACGAGCTCTCGAAGCTCGGCGTGCGGATGAGCGCGACGAGACAGATATCCGTCGGAGACGTTCGGACCAGACGCAACGCGACGATCCTCGACGTTCGCGGCCGCAGTGAGTTCGCGGCGGGGCATCTGCCGCGCGCGCTGAACATTCCACTCGGCGAGCTCCGCAGGCGCCTCGACGAGATTCCCGAGGGGCAGGTCGTCGTTCACTGCCAAGGTGGCTCGAGATCGGCGATCGCGGCGAGCATCCTGCAGCGTGGCGGCAGAGATGACATGTCGAGCATGTACGGCGGTTTCTCGGAGTGGGAGCGGAGCGGCAACCCTGTGGAACGAGGTTCGCGAACTCAGGGGAGCTGACGCATGACCCATCCGCTGACACCGATGGTCTCCCGCGGTCGCCGGATGGACGAGAAGCCCCCTTCATGGCGCGAGCGGCTGGCCGCGCTGCGCCACATTCCGCCACTGGGCCGGCTCGTCTGGCAGACGCACGCCGGGTACACGGTGGCGATGATGGCGCTCCGCCTGACCCGCGCGTTCGTTCCCGTTGCAACGTTCTGGGTCGGCAAGCTCATCCTCGATACCGTGATCGGCGTGCGGGACGGCCGTGCGGAGCTGCCGACTCTCTGGCGCTACGTCGCGATGGAGATCGGCATCGTCGTGGCCGGCGAGATTCTCGCGCGGGCATCGTCTCTGATAGAGAGCCTGCTCAGCGATCTGTTCTCCAACCGCATGAGCGTCCGGCTGATGGAGCACGCGGCGACTCTCGATCTCGCGCAGTTCGAGGACCCGACGTTCTACGATCACCTGGAGCGTGCGCGGCGACAG encodes the following:
- a CDS encoding MBL fold metallo-hydrolase; the protein is MLLRRFFDEQLAQTSYLAACDHARLGVIVDPNRNVAQYIEAAARDNIRIVAVTETHIHADLVSGSRELARRTNAQLYLSDAGDAEWKYGFAGESRAELLTDGSHFMIGDVRIDAIHTPGHTPEHMTFLVTDTAVAAEPMGAITGDFIFVGDVGRPDLLERAAGYAGTMETSARRLFQSLQAFKTFPDYLQIWPGHGAGSACGKALGAMPQSTLGYEKLFNWAFAEDDEERFVTEVLAGQPEPPAYFAIMKRVNRDGPADAPTTVPPVAGADEIARSLSAGETVVDTRSVLEFAARHAAGSVNIPRNRSFLNWAGSLLPYDRDVCVIGDSSEEARRQLAADLSLIGLERVSGVFPAESLDELSKLGVRMSATRQISVGDVRTRRNATILDVRGRSEFAAGHLPRALNIPLGELRRRLDEIPEGQVVVHCQGGSRSAIAASILQRGGRDDMSSMYGGFSEWERSGNPVERGSRTQGS